The following coding sequences lie in one Rutidosis leptorrhynchoides isolate AG116_Rl617_1_P2 chromosome 4, CSIRO_AGI_Rlap_v1, whole genome shotgun sequence genomic window:
- the LOC139839892 gene encoding uncharacterized protein isoform X2, with product MMVREKDLCWEYAEKLDGNKVKCKFCLRILNGGISRLKHHLSRLPSKGVNPCTKVKDDVTDKVRAIIASKDDCKEIPLSKKRKRDEPESPIIVPANRNLVTLETPTPITRIFPSITQNAPSNSSDEENAERSIALFFFENKLDFSIARSSSYQLMIDSVSKCGNGFNGPTPETLKNNWLETIKSEVSLQSKEIEKEWSTTGCTIIVETWTDNKAKALINFLISSPSSMYFHKSVDASSYFKNTKYLADLFDSVIHDFGPENIVQIILDNTLNCTGIVNHISQTYGTIFVSPCASQCLNAILKQFSKIDWVNRCISQAQIITKFIYNQSSLLDMMKKFTLGEDIIKTGVTKYVSHFLSLQSILKQRPRLKHMFNSPEFTNNPTYSNKPQSVTCISIVDDNEFWRAVEECVAVSDPFLKVMREVSGGKPAVGSIYELMTKAKECIRTYYIMDDIKCKIFFDIVDQNWQSHLHSPLHSAAAFLNPSIQYNPEIKFLGSIKEDFFRVLEKLLPTPEVRRDITNQILLFTRASGMFGCNLAKEAIDAVPPGIWWEQYGDSSPTLQRVAMRILSQVCSTSPFEKHWSTFQQIHSEKRNKIDKETLNDIAYIHYNLKLAKSKNSKSDADPIQLGEIDMTSEWVEETDNCSPTQWLDRFGPALDGSDLNIRQFSNSMFGSNDHLFNL from the exons CATAATAGCATCAAAGGATGACTGTAAAGAAATCCCTTTATCAAAGAAGCGAAAACGAGATGAACCTGAATCACCCATTATTGTCCCTGCAAATAGAAATCTTGTAACCCTTGAAACACCAACTCCAATTACGAGAATCTTTCCTAGTATTACTCAAAACGCCCCTTCTAATTCAAGTGATGAAGAAAATGCTGAAAGAAGTATAGCTCTTTTCTTTTTCGAGAACAAATTGGACTTTAGTATTGCCCGATCGTCATCATATCAACTAATGATTGATTCAGTGTCTAAATGTGGTAACGGATTTAACGGGCCCACACCTGAAACTCTAAAAAACAATTGGTTGGAGACTATAAAGTCTGAAGTCAGCTTACAATCTAAAGAAATTGAAAAAGAATGGTCAACAACGGGTTGCACAATAATAGTTGAAACATGGACCGACAACAAAGCTAAAGCTTTGATCAACTTCCTAATATCATCCCCATCTAGCATGTATTTTCACAAATCAGTAGATGCATCTTCTTATTTCAAGAACACCAAGTATCTTGCTGATTTATTTGATTCTGTGATTCATGATTTTGGCCCAGAAAATATTGTGCAGATAATCTTGGATAACACTCTCAATTGCACGGGTATAGTAAATCACATTTCACAAACTTATGGAACTATCTTTGTATCTCCTTGTGCTTCACAATGTCTAAATGCAATCTTGAAACAGTTTTCAAAGATAGATTGGGTGAATCGATGCATATCGCAGGCACAAATTATTACAAAGTTCATATACAACCAGTCATCACTTCTTGATATGATGAAAAAGTTTACTTTAGGCGAAGATATCATCAAAACCGGTGTCACAAAATACGTTTCCCACTTCTTATCCTTGCAATCGATATTAAAGCAAAGGCCAAGATTGAAACACATGTTTAACAGCCCCGAGTTTACAAATAACCCTACTTATTCAAATAAACCGCAGAGCGTTACATGCATTAGTATAGTTGATGATAACGAGTTTTGGAGGGCGGTGGAAGAGTGTGTTGCGGTTTCTGACCcgtttttgaaggtaatgagggaGGTTTCGGGTGGTAAACCAGCAGTTGGTTCGATTTATGAGTTGATGACGAAAGCTAAGGAGTGTATTAGGACATATTATATTATGGATGATATTAAATGTAAGATTTTTTTTGATATTGTGGATCAAAATTGGCAGAGTCATCTTCATTCACCGTTACATTCAGCAGCTGCATTTTTGAATCCTAGTATTCAGTATAATCCGGAGAtcaagtttcttggatctattaaAGAAGACTTTTTTAGGGTTTTAGAAAAGCTGTTGCCAACTCCTGAAGTAAGACGAGATATTACTAATCAAATTTTGTTGTTTACGAGGGCCTCTGGGATGTTTGGCTGCAATCTCGCTAAGGAGGCCATTGATGCTGTTCCGCCTG GAATTTGGTGGGAACAATACGGTGACTCTTCTCCAACGTTACAACGAGTTGCCATGAGAATACTGAGTCAGGTTTGTAGTACTTCTCCATTTGAGAAGCATTGGAGTACGTTTCAGCAAATTCACTCTGAGAAACGAAATAAGATCGATAAAGAAACTTTGAACGATATTGCTTACATACATTATAATCTAAAGTTAGCGAAATCCAAAAATTCAAAGTCAGATGCAGATCCAATACAACTAGGTGAGATTGATATGACTTCAGAGTGGGTTGAAGAGACAGATAATTGTAGCCCAACTCAGTGGCTTGATCGTTTTGGTCCAGCTCTCGATGGTAGCGACTTGAATATAAGACAGTTCAGTAATTCTATGTTTGGTTCCAACGACCATTTGTTTAATTTGTGA
- the LOC139843615 gene encoding F-box/FBD/LRR-repeat protein At1g13570-like isoform X2, producing the protein MVPESKYAREDIINTMPSNVVSCILDFLPLQDAVRTSILSRNWRYKWTKMNQLVFNKDFFECIVRKKGDIDHGKIITRLLVHHEGSITKFVLYVPSDYKRFDQQDLSLWVKLLSRKSVKEMIVINKKPAPIILPTNIFSCVDLKRLILHCCCLPRNASIRGFPNLLSLDLDWVSCWEVLSLCPQLEVLKIYDPVCMTKMKQAEITKLKNLKELIFSLGMPYHDVAITSSHIFQLVGFLPKLHKLTLDLQHCKFSVDDAARNGALSVLHSLKFLEVLDLDYHNRAMVVFLFDLIQGSPNLKILKIKAVDKDRVWPSPVTYDEVKGGITGNLQQLRNVELELTKDSQVELSLIKCLLANCSLLQLMSISTPLYGTNGYFEFSAKLLMFSRASPEAKISIC; encoded by the exons ATGGTACCGGAATCTAAATATGCACGGGAAGATATTATTAACACGATGCCAAGCAATGTAGTAAGTTGTATTCTTGATTTTTTGCCATTACAAGATGCGGTGAGGACCAGCATCTTGTCCAGAAATTGGAGGTATAAATGGACTAAGATGAACCAACTCGTTTTCAACAAGGACTTCTTTGAGTGCATAGTGAGAAAAAAAGGCGACATTGATCATGGAAAGATTATAACTAGACTTCTTGTTCATCACGAAGGCTCCATAACAAAATTTGTTCTTTATGTACCAAGTGATTACAAAAGATTCGATCAACAGGATCTATCTCTTTGGGTTAAGTTACTGTCAAGAAAAAGTGTCAAGGAGATGATTGTTATAAATAAGAAACCTGCACCAATTATTTTGCCTACCAATATTTTCTCTTGTGTGGATTTGAAACGTTTGATACTTCATTGTTGTTGTCTTCCTCGTAATGCTAGTATTCGTGGCTTTCCGAATCTTTTGTCACTTGACTTGGATTGGGTAAGTTGTTGGGAGGTATTAAGTTTGTGTCCTCAACTGGAGGTTCTGAAAATCTATGATCCAGTTTGTATGACCAAAATGAAACAGGCAGAGATTACAAAACTTAAAAATCTCAAAGAATTAATTTTTTCATTAGGTATGCCTTATCATGATGTTGCAATCACTAGTTCGCATATCTTTCAACTTGTGGGCTTTCTTCCAAAGCTTCATAAGTTAACTTTAGATCTTCAGCACTGCAAG ttcTCGGTAGACGATGCTGCTAGAAACGGGGCCTTGTCTGTTTTGCATAGCCTTAAATTTCTTGAGGTCTTGGACCTTGATTATCACAACCGTGCCATGGTTGTCTTTTTGTTTGACTTGATTCAGGGCTCCCCGAATTTGAAAATCCTTAAGATCAAG GCCGTAGACAAGGATCGTGTCTGGCCATCTCCTGTTACTTATGATGAAGTAAAAGGCGGGATAACGGGTAACCTGCAGCAGCTTCGGAATGTGGAGTTGGAGTTGACGAAAGACTCACAGGTTGAACTATCATTGATCAAGTGTTTACTTGCTAATTGTTCTTTGTTACAACTCATGTCTATTTCAACTCCTCTATATGGAACTAATGGTTACTTTGAGTTCTCAGCAAAGCTTTTGATGTTCTCAAGAGCCTCCCCCGAAGCTAAAATCTCTATCTGTTAA
- the LOC139843615 gene encoding F-box/FBD/LRR-repeat protein At1g13570-like isoform X1 produces MKFMKLKNKIMVPESKYAREDIINTMPSNVVSCILDFLPLQDAVRTSILSRNWRYKWTKMNQLVFNKDFFECIVRKKGDIDHGKIITRLLVHHEGSITKFVLYVPSDYKRFDQQDLSLWVKLLSRKSVKEMIVINKKPAPIILPTNIFSCVDLKRLILHCCCLPRNASIRGFPNLLSLDLDWVSCWEVLSLCPQLEVLKIYDPVCMTKMKQAEITKLKNLKELIFSLGMPYHDVAITSSHIFQLVGFLPKLHKLTLDLQHCKFSVDDAARNGALSVLHSLKFLEVLDLDYHNRAMVVFLFDLIQGSPNLKILKIKAVDKDRVWPSPVTYDEVKGGITGNLQQLRNVELELTKDSQVELSLIKCLLANCSLLQLMSISTPLYGTNGYFEFSAKLLMFSRASPEAKISIC; encoded by the exons ATGAAGTTCATGAAATTGAAG AATAAAATAATGGTACCGGAATCTAAATATGCACGGGAAGATATTATTAACACGATGCCAAGCAATGTAGTAAGTTGTATTCTTGATTTTTTGCCATTACAAGATGCGGTGAGGACCAGCATCTTGTCCAGAAATTGGAGGTATAAATGGACTAAGATGAACCAACTCGTTTTCAACAAGGACTTCTTTGAGTGCATAGTGAGAAAAAAAGGCGACATTGATCATGGAAAGATTATAACTAGACTTCTTGTTCATCACGAAGGCTCCATAACAAAATTTGTTCTTTATGTACCAAGTGATTACAAAAGATTCGATCAACAGGATCTATCTCTTTGGGTTAAGTTACTGTCAAGAAAAAGTGTCAAGGAGATGATTGTTATAAATAAGAAACCTGCACCAATTATTTTGCCTACCAATATTTTCTCTTGTGTGGATTTGAAACGTTTGATACTTCATTGTTGTTGTCTTCCTCGTAATGCTAGTATTCGTGGCTTTCCGAATCTTTTGTCACTTGACTTGGATTGGGTAAGTTGTTGGGAGGTATTAAGTTTGTGTCCTCAACTGGAGGTTCTGAAAATCTATGATCCAGTTTGTATGACCAAAATGAAACAGGCAGAGATTACAAAACTTAAAAATCTCAAAGAATTAATTTTTTCATTAGGTATGCCTTATCATGATGTTGCAATCACTAGTTCGCATATCTTTCAACTTGTGGGCTTTCTTCCAAAGCTTCATAAGTTAACTTTAGATCTTCAGCACTGCAAG ttcTCGGTAGACGATGCTGCTAGAAACGGGGCCTTGTCTGTTTTGCATAGCCTTAAATTTCTTGAGGTCTTGGACCTTGATTATCACAACCGTGCCATGGTTGTCTTTTTGTTTGACTTGATTCAGGGCTCCCCGAATTTGAAAATCCTTAAGATCAAG GCCGTAGACAAGGATCGTGTCTGGCCATCTCCTGTTACTTATGATGAAGTAAAAGGCGGGATAACGGGTAACCTGCAGCAGCTTCGGAATGTGGAGTTGGAGTTGACGAAAGACTCACAGGTTGAACTATCATTGATCAAGTGTTTACTTGCTAATTGTTCTTTGTTACAACTCATGTCTATTTCAACTCCTCTATATGGAACTAATGGTTACTTTGAGTTCTCAGCAAAGCTTTTGATGTTCTCAAGAGCCTCCCCCGAAGCTAAAATCTCTATCTGTTAA